A window of the Oncorhynchus kisutch isolate 150728-3 linkage group LG12, Okis_V2, whole genome shotgun sequence genome harbors these coding sequences:
- the LOC109900829 gene encoding inactive serine protease 35-like, whose translation MTPIPLCLLLLCALPLCVLAWGGHGDGVDEEYGWSMQRVPLILDRHTVHLRSPTFGGKVEGAGEDEEGGCGIKCQSALPPPDWATLESMLGYETVYENGTRTHSNVTLQGLNDTTSHTPLHTPSHTRRKRQVYGEDGRFVISDSHFTTSYPFSTAVRLSTGCSGVQVSEKHILTAAHCVHDGKDYLQGVRRLKVGVLQVKSKQGRRGGRRRGGRRGGGEGQGEEVVGGEEKGNGIDGEEPRQEERRRGGRRGGGERQGEEVVGGEEKGNGIDGEEPRQEERRRGGRRGGGEGQGEEVVGGEEKGNGIDGKEPRQEERRRGGRRGGGERQGEEVVGGEEKGNGIDGEEPRQEQRRRGGRRRKGEREKQNRVDETGAEGGEGGNMEKERGQGGGRQRKKGSRSSRVQRSTEPKTQPSFHWTRVKQTHIPKGWIHTGDRTNAISHNYDYALLELKQPIKQKHMKLGVVAATKPLPLGRIHFSGFDNEPEGGQKDEGGEKVVYRFCSVTEELGDLLYQHCDAQQGASGAGVYIRLRQEVVGSNKGKWQRKVIGVFSGHRRLDGDGGEQRDYNVAVRITPPKYAQICHWIHGDPSMCREA comes from the coding sequence ATGACTCCCATtcccctgtgtctgctgctgctcTGTGCCCTGCCCCTGTGTGTTCTTGCCTGGGGGGGCCACGGTGATGGTGTTGATGAAGAGTATGGCTGGTCCATGCAGAGGGTCCCATTAATTCTAGACAGGCACACAGTGCATCTACGGAGCCCCACGTTTGGTGGGAAGGTTGAGGGGgcaggtgaggatgaggagggggggTGTGGGATAAAGTGTCAGAGTGCCCTCCCCCCTCCCGACTGGGCCACACTGGAGAGCATGCTGGGATACGAGACGGTGTACGAGAacggcacgcgcacacacagcaACGTCACGCTGCAGGGCCTGAATGACACAACCTCACACACGCCCTTACACACCCCCTCACACACTCGCAGGAAACGTCAGGTGTATGGCGAGGACGGGCGCTTTGTCATCTCGGACAGCCACTTCACCACCAGCTACCCGTTCTCCACGGCGGTCCGCCTGTCCACGGGCTGCTCCGGGGTCCAAGTGTCTGAAAAACACATACTGACGGCGGCCCACTGCGTCCACGATGGGAAGGACTACCTGCAGGGGGTCCGCAGGCTGAAAGTGGGGGTCTTACAGGTCAAATCTAAACAAGGtaggaggggtgggaggaggagaggggggaggagaggaggaggagaggggcaaggagaggaagtggtaggaggagaggagaaagggaatgGGATAGATGGAGAAGAAccgagacaggaggagagacggagaggagggaggagaggaggaggagagaggcaaggagaggaagtggtaggaggagaggagaaagggaatgGGATAGATGGAGAAGAAccgagacaggaggagagacggagaggagggaggagaggaggaggagaggggcaaggagaggaagtggtaggaggagaggagaaagggaatgGGATAGATGGAAAAGAAccgagacaggaggagagacggagaggagggaggagaggaggaggagagaggcaaggagaggaagtggtaggaggagaggagaaagggaatgGGATAGATGGAGAAGAACCGAGACAGGAGCAAAgacggagaggagggagaaggaggaagggagaaagggagaaacaGAACAGGGTTGATGAGACTGGAGCAGAGGGAGGTGAAGGAGGGaacatggagaaggagaggggacaaGGAGGGGGTAGGCAAAGAAAGAAAGGTAGCAGAAGCAGCCGTGTACAACGCAGCACCGAACCCAAAACTCAGCCCTCCTTCCACTGGACACGCgtaaaacaaacacacatccCCAAAGGTTGgatacacacaggagatagaaCCAACGCCATATCCCACAACTACGACTACGCCCTCCTGGAGCTCAAACAGCCAATTAAACAGAAGCACATGAAACTGGGTGTAGTGGCCGCTACAAAGCCCCTCCCCTTGGGTCGCATCCACTTCTCAGGGTTCGACAACGAGCCAGAGGGAGGACAAAAGGACGAAGGGGGGGAAAAGGTGGTCTATCGCTTCTGTTCAGTGACGGAGGAGTTAGGCGACCTGTTGTATCAGCATTGTGATGCCCAGCAGGGGGCGTCAGGCGCTGGTGTATACATCCGCCTCAGACAGGAAGTGGTGGGGTCCAATAAGGGGAAGTGGCAGCGGAAGGTTATCGGGGTGTTCTCAGGGCACCGCCGGCTGGACGGGGACGGGGGTGAACAGAGGGACTATAATGTGGCGGTGAGGATCACTCCGCCTAAATACGCTCAGATCTGCCACTGGATCCATGGGGATCCCAGCATGTGTAGGGAGGCCTGA
- the LOC116376516 gene encoding uncharacterized protein LOC116376516 produces the protein MLHSQIQCNYSRGTIMSHSQIQCNYSRGTIMLHSQIQCNYSRGTIMSHSLIQCNYSRGTIMLHSQIQCNYSRGTIMLHSQIQCNYSRGTIMLHSQIQCNYNRGTIMSHSQIQCNYSRGTIMLHSQIQCNYSRGTIMLHSQIQCNYSRGTIMLHSQIQCNYSRGTIMLHSQIQCNYSRGTIMSHSQIQCNYSRGTIMLHSQIQCNYSRGTIMSHSLIQCNYSRGTIMLHSQIQCYYSRGTIMLHSQIQCNYSRGTIMLHSQIQCNYNRGTIMSHSQIQWNYSRGTIMSHSQIQWNYSRGTIMSHSTCNCYKILNVHYSV, from the exons ATGTTACATAGCCagatacagtgtaattacagtagaggtacaataatgtcacatagccagatacagtgtaattacagtagaggtacaataatgttacatagccagatacagtgtaattacagtagAGGTACAATAATGTCACATAGCCTgatacagtgtaattacagtagaggtacaataatgttacatagccagatacagtgtaattacagtagaggtacaataatgttacatagccagatacagtgtaattacagtagAGGTACAATAATGTTACATAGCCAGATACAGTGTAATTACAATAGAGGTACAATAATGTCACATAGCCagatacagtgtaattacagtagaggtacaataatgttacatagccagatacagtgtaattacagtagaggtacaataatgttacatagccagatacagtgtaattacagtagaggtacaataatgttacatagccagatacagtgtaattacagtagAG GTACAATAATGTTACATAGCCagatacagtgtaattacagtagaggtacaataatgtcacatagccagatacagtgtaattacagtagaggtacaataatgttacatagccagatacagtgtaattacagtagAGGTACAATAATGTCACATAGCCTgatacagtgtaattacagtagaggtacaataatgttacatagccagatacagtgttattacagtagaggtacaataatgttacatagccagatacagtgtaattacagtagAGGTACAATAATGTTACATAGCCAGATACAGTGTAATTACAATAGAGGTACAATAATGTCACATAGCCAGATACAGTGGAATTACAGTAGAGGTACAATAATGTCACATAGCCAGATACAGTGGAATTACAGTAGAGGTACAATAATGTCACATAGTACTTGCAACTGTTATAAGATATTAAATGTACATTATTCTGTCTGA